The DNA region TGAAAAAAATCTTCAAACTGTGCTAACAAATTATCTACGTCTTGTTTATTTTGACCACGTAAATCGCCAATAAAATAGAAATATTCTTCTGGTGTTAAATATCCTATTAAAAAGCTTTCGTCAATAAAAGCAGAAGTAAATGGCTTCCAATCTTCGCTTTGACTAACAATAACTCCGGTATTTTCTATTTGCCCAGTTGTTGGCTTTATTAAATCTAAAAGTAAACTAAAATAAGTGGTTTTTCCTGCTCCATTATTACCTACCAATCCAAAACTTTGACCTTTTGGTATTGATAAATTAGAGATATTTAAAACTTCTTTAGAATTATATTTTTTTGATAGGTTGGTTGTTTTTATCATGATTAAAAGAGTATTATTTATTAATTGTCTTGACTAAAAGCGTTGATCATTTGGTACTTAGAGGCTAAGTATTTTTGTGTTATTAGTTTCATTAACTTTTGATGAAACACAATGCCGGTTAATCCTAATAGGATTAGTACAAATAAAGCCACATTAAAGTTGACAAAATAAGACGTTAATCCAAAAATTGCTGCTGGTAATAACATTAATGGTATACCAATTATCCACTGTACAGCGCCTGTACCTTGATAATTAAAAGCTGCTCGTTGATTTAAGTCTATTTTTTTACGGTTAAAGCTTCCGCCAAGCATTATTACATAACTGTTAACGCCAATATTATAAATGGCTGCTGCAAAATGAGCCGCTAAAATTTTCCATCCAAAATACACATAAGGAATGCTTAAAATAAACATGATAATTACGCTTATTATCATTAGTGTATATTTAGATTTTAAGTATTGTTCGTATTTTATATTTTGGCTCATTAGCATTTTATAATAACCACTATCCCAAGCTGGAATAAACTGACCAAAATTGATTAAAAATATACCGGTAACAAAAATACCTACAAATCCATATATCATTGGAGAATCTTGAAATTGCGGATTTGGATAAAAAAACAAACCATACAATAAGCCTATTACCAAAATAAACACTGACGATTTTGGTCTTTTATTTCGCCAAATTAATCGTAAATCTAATTGCAT from Mesoflavibacter profundi includes:
- a CDS encoding ABC transporter ATP-binding protein, coding for MIKTTNLSKKYNSKEVLNISNLSIPKGQSFGLVGNNGAGKTTYFSLLLDLIKPTTGQIENTGVIVSQSEDWKPFTSAFIDESFLIGYLTPEEYFYFIGDLRGQNKQDVDNLLAQFEDFFHGEILNQKKYLRDLSKGNQKKAGIVAALIGNPDVIILDEPFANLDPTTQIRLKQIIKDLAQKQGVTVLVSSHDLLHVTDVCERIVVLEKGQVVKDIQTSEATLKELEAHFSGTDQMV